The Ignavibacteriales bacterium genome contains the following window.
TGAGTTTGGATTTCCTTGAGGGACTTGAGTTTGAATACAAAAAACTTGCTTCGTTACGACTTGGTTATAGTGACGTTGGCACTTTTAATGTTGGCGCGGGTATCCGGCTTCCGAAACTCGGATTAGATTATTCATTCGCTCGATTCAGTTCGGATGAACAGTTAGGAGATACTCACCGTATTTCGCTGACATTCACTTTCGAAGCAGACCGATATAAACGCCTTAGCGAATAACCGATGCGGCTTATCATACCTCTATTTATTATTACGTTTCTCTCCGGTTGTGCTGTAAAACTACCTTATCTTTCAACTTATCCGTTGAGTGAACAATATTTTCATTCGCGCGACGGTACTTTCTATGGAAATGTTCCAGTCGGATGGTTTTCGGCGAGCGATGATACTCTCGGTCCCGCTGTTGTAGTCTGGCTTCTTAAAGAAGATTTTACATGTACAATCACTGTCAATGAATTAAAGCTTGATCATTTTTCGCGCAACTTGATTGCGAAAGATGGTTTGGATATTCTTGCCAAACTCAGCGCCGCAGCTTACGGTAAAGACATTCCGGATTCGGATTTTGAGCCGATGCTTTTCAGACTTCGAGCAAAAGATTTTTGCAGTTACGAATTACCGAAGAATGACGAAACCAGAAGGATTGTATTGTTTGAGGCAAAAGGTCGTTATTACGAATGTACTGCTTATAAATTGAAAGGTGAATGGTCGGAGGAAGATTTTAAAAACCTCTTTACCGTACAACAATCGGTTCTCGGTTCAATCGGGTATTAAAATTATTTTGTTTGAAGTATAAAAAGTCCGTTCCAATTTTCAGGAGGAGGTGATTTTTTATAAAGATAGGATCGCTCGATGTATAACTGAGATGGAAAATCATCAGCGACTATTTGTAACACGTTTTCAAATCCTTTAATCGCATCATCAAATTCTCTCCGACGATAATGTGTCAATGCCTCGGTATACTGTTTAACCAACTGCAATTTTTCTTCAGGTAATGATTCCCCCACCAATCCAATAAGCTCATAAACTCTTATCGGTTCACTTTTACCCATCACAACTAGAAGATCTAATTCGCGGACGATAATTTTATCTTTTACATACTGATAAGTATTTTCGCTTATCATGATATTGGATTTATATTGTTTGTTAGCGCCTTCAAGGCGAGCACCAAGATTAACACTATCTCCGATAATCGTGTAATCAAACCGCTCGGCACCCCCCATGTTACCAACCACAACCTCACCCGTGTTAATACCAATCCTTACACGAAGATCCGACTTCCCTTCGCGCAGCCATACTGGTCTGAGTTCTTCAAGCCGGCGTTGCATTTGTACGGCGGTTCTGCATGCGCGATACGCATGATCGCTCTGAGGGATTGGCGCTCCCCAAAACGCCACAATCGCATCTCCTTCATATTTATCCAGCGTGCCGTTATTCTCAAGCAGTATCTTTGTCATCTCGCTAAGATAATCATTCAATATCGTTACAAGGTCTTCCGGACGCATTTGCTCCGACATTTTCGTGAAGTTTTCTATATCGCTGAAGAATATTGTCAACTCTTTTCGCTCACCGCCAAGCCGCAACTTTTCAGGGTCTGCTATCAATTCGTCTACAACAGTCGGATTTACATACTGACTGAACATCCCTTTTATCATTACCTTCTGCCGCCGTTCAACAGCATAATAATACACTATACTTCCGATATAACTTAATATCACAGCCGACAAAGCGCTTGTCATTTGCACAAGATAGTTTTTTTCAATGAATAACCATGTTGAAATAACAATAATTATATACAGCAAAGAAAGAATAAGGGCTACTCCCAGAATATCGATAAGAACGCTAAATTTTATTTTAATTGTTTTCAACCCGGCGATAAAAACAAACGTGAACAAACTTAATCCAATTACCAGAGTAATTGTGATCAGTAATGGCTGTGGAATAATAAAATTATTATCAATAATACTTTGAATGACATTCGCATGAATTTCGGCACCGCTCATTTTCTCGAACGGTGTGGGGAAAATATCTTTCTCTTCGGCAAGGGAAGGACCTGCGCCGACTATGACAATTTTATCTTTAAATGTGCCGTTCGTTAAATAACCGTCCGGTTCATCGAATGTGTTTGTTTCCAAGCCGGGAAATTCTACTTCTTCTCTCGTCTTAAAATCTTTATCGTCGATAACCTGTTCAAACGGTACACGCGGAAATGTACCTGATCCGCCATAATAGTTTATTAGGAATGTTGAGTTTTTGTATTTTGGAATTTCCTTATCGAAATATTTAAAAGCGGGTATATTCCCGCCACCGGTTAATGTCGGTGCGATGTACATCGCGGGCAATTGAAAATATTTGTTCAGCACCGCCATCGAAAAACTTGGTAGACTTGTTCCCTGATTTTCATCGTAAACGCCCGGGAAATATTCTCTAACTGTTCCTTCGAGGTCGGTTATGACATTTACAATTCCGAAGTTAGAAAATCTGCCGATGAACCGGTTGCCGTACTGTGGCTCGGCAACTCGTATTGTATATTGCGTGAGGTCGGACTTTACTTTTCCCGCCAGTACAACATTTCCTTCTTGATTGATGATATTCTGAAATTCGTTTTCTTCTTGAACATGCAAACGGCTGCGCGATGAGAACAGGATGTCAATCGCAACAACTTTCGCTCCCGCACGGTTAAGATTCCGGACAAGCCGGTTATAATATGAAATTGGGAACGGATAATCGTCGGGCAAAGATTTAAATGTGCTTTCCTCTATTTCAACTAGAATAACATCGTTATTTTTTTGAATATCTTTGTTGACCGGTTTTTGGCGGAAGCGGTATGTGATTAAATTTTCTTCGAGTGTTTTTACCGGATCAAGCTTGGTCAAGAATAAAACAACAATAGCAACAACCATGCTTATACTAAGTTGCAAAATAAATAAACGAAAAGGTTTTGAGGTTCGAAATGCCATAGGAGGTTTAAATATCGGCACGGAGTGTGAATGTCCAGATAATATCTGTCTGATTTGCCGGCATTCCGGTTATTTTATTATTGAAATAGAAATTCAGCGAAGTTTGGGCGCTTAGATATTCGAGAAAATAATACTGGCCGCTTGTTGCCAGTAAGATTCTCTGTAAGCTGCCAAAGGTTGGACTAAACGATCCGCTCAAATTGAGTTTATTCGCTAACATTTTGTATTGACCGTTGACGTAAAGCGTTGTATATGTTACATTGTTTTCTGTTCCGCGGGAAGAATAATATTTGCTCGAGTTGACATTGATATTAAATATGGTTTGTAGAGGAATATCAAACGTGGAGACCACGCTCAAGCCGAG
Protein-coding sequences here:
- a CDS encoding adenylate/guanylate cyclase domain-containing protein — translated: MQLSISMVVAIVVLFLTKLDPVKTLEENLITYRFRQKPVNKDIQKNNDVILVEIEESTFKSLPDDYPFPISYYNRLVRNLNRAGAKVVAIDILFSSRSRLHVQEENEFQNIINQEGNVVLAGKVKSDLTQYTIRVAEPQYGNRFIGRFSNFGIVNVITDLEGTVREYFPGVYDENQGTSLPSFSMAVLNKYFQLPAMYIAPTLTGGGNIPAFKYFDKEIPKYKNSTFLINYYGGSGTFPRVPFEQVIDDKDFKTREEVEFPGLETNTFDEPDGYLTNGTFKDKIVIVGAGPSLAEEKDIFPTPFEKMSGAEIHANVIQSIIDNNFIIPQPLLITITLVIGLSLFTFVFIAGLKTIKIKFSVLIDILGVALILSLLYIIIVISTWLFIEKNYLVQMTSALSAVILSYIGSIVYYYAVERRQKVMIKGMFSQYVNPTVVDELIADPEKLRLGGERKELTIFFSDIENFTKMSEQMRPEDLVTILNDYLSEMTKILLENNGTLDKYEGDAIVAFWGAPIPQSDHAYRACRTAVQMQRRLEELRPVWLREGKSDLRVRIGINTGEVVVGNMGGAERFDYTIIGDSVNLGARLEGANKQYKSNIMISENTYQYVKDKIIVRELDLLVVMGKSEPIRVYELIGLVGESLPEEKLQLVKQYTEALTHYRRREFDDAIKGFENVLQIVADDFPSQLYIERSYLYKKSPPPENWNGLFILQTK